From Mercenaria mercenaria strain notata chromosome 17, MADL_Memer_1, whole genome shotgun sequence, the proteins below share one genomic window:
- the LOC123535612 gene encoding neuronal acetylcholine receptor subunit alpha-6-like yields MELVNIKEFDEVSEQISVVIILYLTWMDSRLTWDPLEFNGTKNVNIPVTMIWKPNLILTSPVGKVIPVGGDQDWVVVRCLYDGRILWNPADTTTSSCNIDVSYFPFDEQTCTLTFIPWGYQTHEILLTGVEDKVRQTFYSENGGWILADSRVISGDVLDGYFSQYTVTFHLKRRSVFFLVNAVVPVILISFLNVLVFFLPVESGERVSYAITVFLALAVFMTIVSENLPKNSKHMAIICYLLLLNVGHSAVICFETIICLVTYYREGQVPNLVTRICFRKPRGTCKWRKIHTEGIKVTHKVKLADNGEEKDTSREKPAVNTTQNEEKKISWRDVSHKLDKIFGLGAVVLLITSVAIFMTFVAFQ; encoded by the coding sequence ATGGAATTGGTAAACATCAAAGAATTCGACGAGGTATCGGAACAGATATCAGTCGTTATTATCTTGTACCTAACATGGATGGACAGTCGGCTTACATGGGATCCGCTTGAGTTCAATGGTACGAAAAATGTCAATATACCCGTTACTATGATCTGGAAGCCGAACCTTATCCTCACATCTCCTGTCGGTAAAGTAATTCCTGTAGGAGGTGACCAGGACTGGGTAGTAGTGAGATGCTTGTATGATGGAAGAATATTGTGGAATCCAGCAGATACGACCACATCCTCGTGCAATATCGATGTAAGCTATTTTCCATTTGATGAACAAACTTGTACTTTAACATTCATACCATGGGGCTACCAAACACATGAAATTTTGCTCACAGGCGTTGAAGATAAGGTTCGTCAAACATTCTATAGCGAAAACGGCGGATGGATCCTAGCTGATTCTCGTGTAATATCCGGTGATGTTTTAGATGGATATTTCTCTCAGTATACGGTTACATTTCACCTTAAAAGACGTTCAGTTTTCTTCTTAGTGAATGCTGTTGTACCAGTTATTTTAATAAGTTTCCTGAACGTTCTTGTGTTCTTTCTTCCGGTGGAAAGTGGAGAGCGTGTGTCATACGCCATTACGGTTTTCCTAGCGTTAGCTGTTTTCATGACCATTGTTAGTGAAAATTTGCCGAAAAATTCTAAACACATGGCTATAATTTGTTACCTGTTGTTGCTAAATGTTGGACACAGCGCGGTCATATGTTTTGAAACTATAATTTGCCTCGTTACTTACTACAGGGAAGGACAAGTTCCAAATTTAGTGACCAGAATTTGTTTTCGAAAACCACGTGGCACATGCAAATGGCGGAAAATACATACAGAAGGGATAAAGGTCACGCATAAGGTGAAACTGGCTGACAACGGGGAAGAAAAAGACACCAGTCGTGAGAAACCCGCTGTGAATACTACTCAAAACGAAGAAAAGAAGATATCATGGCGAGATGTTAGTCACAAACTGGACAAAATTTTCGGACTTGGAGCTGTAGTTTTGCTCATTACCTCTGTTGCAATTTTCATGACTTTTGTTGCATTTCAGTAG